One window from the genome of Oreochromis niloticus isolate F11D_XX linkage group LG20, O_niloticus_UMD_NMBU, whole genome shotgun sequence encodes:
- the larp4aa gene encoding la ribonucleoprotein 4Aa isoform X2 encodes MSSDQSGEPPLLQEEADPGPKTGGKDEAPLGSEGGSGGMVTFKGAGLNPNAKVWQEMPVAPSETVTSNPHWSPSDLNEGYSEPPSAGCKQYTVGFPALDNSSSTATAEIAVNGMDPPELGFSPAESTTGTSVDSKTEEQPISSENLRESLKKELEYYFSRENLSKDLYLMSQMDSDQFVPIWTIASMESIKVLTTDMDLILDVLRSSPMVQVDEKGEKVRPNHKRCIIILREVPETTPVEEVESLFKNDNCPKVISVEFAHNNNWYITFQSDTDAQQAYKYLREEVKTFQGKPIMARIKAINTFFAKNGYRSMDSSLYAQQSQSQSQYSSPLYMQHVYPQQQYPLYGIVPPTWTPSPTPYFETPLAPFPNSSFVNGFGSAGPYKTSSSSLNITRPFNRSRNHVKPQVRPNDVTSASITPVPLESLTGLRSPQPPAPSATAGVSTTNAVQTTTDLTLAFSHLPPSSSLDASDDSGVAGRGRRTTYRGTRRRREEERITRPVPLTEVKVSPPKFDLAATNFPPLPGCVVSTQGEPVLENRMSDVVRGLYRDKAEQANKEATVSPGSGQVAEEAVAVISPAPAAAKSTNQPLGPSASGTVRQEKRVERVEPPTQKATPRTPVKTPANPASTQPVPSSRPQTSAASTPATPSTAAPATATIPTPAQEPRKLSYAEVCQRPPKDPPPASPAPATPSTASGQPLRELRVNKAEEPGSSSSPGDKHERSHDREGGWECKESRPPRERDSQGYHRSNGPRGTGGLKFRDHRRPPPARRSSPQGGYRHTGKEQNIPPVSPK; translated from the exons ATGAGTTCAGACCAGAGCGGAGAGCCGCCGCTGCTGCAGGAGGAGGCTGATCCCGGACCGAAGACCGGTGGGAAGGACGAGGCTCCGCTGGGGAGCGAGGGAGGGTCAGGCGGCATG GTCACCTTCAAGGGTGCTGGTTTGAATCCTAATGCCAAGGTGTGGCAGGAGATGCCCGTGGCCCCCAGCGAGACTGTTACCAGCAACCCTCATTGGTCTCCCTCGGATCTCAATGAGG GTTATTCTGAGCCTCCGTCTGCTGGGTGCAAGCAGTATACCGTGGGATTCCCGGCCCTGGATAACAGCAGCTCCACAGCAACAGCTGAGATAGCAGTAAATGGAATGGACCCTCCAGAGTTGGGCTTTTCCCCCGCTGAGTCCACAACAGGGACCTCAG TGGATTCAAAAACGGAAGAACAGCCAATCTCTTCTGAGAATTTGCGAGAGTCTCTGAAGAAAGAACTGGAGTATTATTTCTCCAG AGAGAACCTCTCAAAGGATTTGTACCTGATGTCCCAGATGGACAGCGATCAGTTTGTCCCTATTTGGACTATTGCCAGTATGGAGAGCATTAAAGTCCTCACTACAGACATGGACCTCATTCTGGATGTGTTGAGAT CCTCTCCTATGGTACAAGTGGatgagaaaggggagaaagtgCGTCCTAATCACAAGCGGTGCATTATCATTTTGAGAGAAGTTCCCGAAACCACGCCTGTTGAG GAAGTGGAGTCATTATTCAAAAATGACAACTGTCCAAAGGTTATAAGTGTCGAGTTTGCACACAACAACAACTGGTACATCACATTCCAATCGGACACAGATGCTCAACAG GCGTACAAGTACTTGAGAGAGGAAGTAAAAACATTTCAGGGAAAACCCATTATG GCCAGAATAAAGGCTATCAACACGTTTTTTGCAAAGAACGGCTACCGTAGCATGGACAGCAGCCTGTACGCTCAGCAGTCCCAGAGCCAGTCCCAGTACAGCTCTCCGCTCTACATGCAGCACGTCTACCCCCAGCAGCAGTACCCCCTCTACGGCATCGTACCTCCCACCTGGACACCTTCGCCCACACCGTACTTTGAAACGCCTCTG GCTCCGTTTCCCAACAGTAGCTTTGTGAATGGATTTGGCTCTGCTGGACCCTACAAGACCAGCTCCAGTTCTCTTAATATCACTCGCCCATTCAACAGAAGCCG AAACCACGTGAAGCCCCAGGTGAGGCCAAACGACGTGACCTCAGCATCCATAACACCGGTCCCACTGGAGAGCCTCACCGGACTGCGAAGCCCGCAGCCTCCCGCTCCCAGCGCTACTGCCGGCGTCTCCACTACTAACGCAGTCCAGACAACCACTGACTTGACCTTGGCATTCTCGCATCTACCCCCCTCTTCCTCATTGGACGCCAGCGATGACAGTGGCGTGGCTGGACGTGGAAG aCGTACAACCTACAGAGGAACACGGAGGAGGCGAGAAGAAGAACGGATTACG AGGCCTGTACCCTTAACAGAGGTCAAGGTTTCCCCACCCAAGTTTGACCTGGCTGCTACCAACTTCCCTCCTCTTCCGGGCTGTGTGGTCAGCACACAGGGGGAGCCAGTGTTAGAAAACCGGATGTCGGATGTAGTACGTGGTTTGTACAGGGACAAG GCAGAACAAGCCAATAAAGAAGCCACTGTGAGTCCAGGTTCAGGCCAAGTCGCAGAGGAAGCTGTGGCTGTCATAAGTCCTGCCCCGGCAGCAGCAAAATCTACTAATCAACCACTTGGACCTTCAGCCTCTGG TACCGTTCGTCAGGAGAAGAGAGTTGAACGGGTGGAACCTCCGACTCAAAAAGCAACTCCACGCACACCTGTCAAAACTCCCGCCAACCCCGCCTCCACACAGCCTGTGCCTAGCTCCAGGCCTCAGACCTCTGCTGCTTCTACACCAGCCACACCCAGCACGGCTGCCCCTGCGACAGCCACTATTCCCACCCCTGCACAG gAGCCCCGTAAACTCAGCTACGCCGAAGTGTGTCAAAGGCCACCCAAGGACCCTCCCCCTGCGTCCCCTGCCCCAGCCACCCCTAGCACCGCGTCGGGCCAGCCGCTACGTGAATTGCGCGTGAACAAGGCCGAGGAGCCGGGCTCCAGCAGCAGTCCTGGAGACAAGCACGAGAGAAGCCACGACAGGGAGGGGGGATGGGAATGCAAGGAGAGCCGGCCACCACGTGAACGTGACTCTCAAGGCTACCACCGCAGCAATGGCCCCAGGGGCACCGGGGGCCTCAAGTTCCGGGACCATAGGCGTCCTCCACCAGCCCGACGCAGCTCCCCGCAGGGAGGATACAGGCACACTGGAAAAGAGCAGAACATCCCACCAGTATCGCCAAAATAA
- the larp4aa gene encoding la ribonucleoprotein 4Aa isoform X1: MSSDQSGEPPLLQEEADPGPKTGGKDEAPLGSEGGSGGMVTFKGAGLNPNAKVWQEMPVAPSETVTSNPHWSPSDLNEGYSEPPSAGCKQYTVGFPALDNSSSTATAEIAVNGMDPPELGFSPAESTTGTSVDSKTEEQPISSENLRESLKKELEYYFSRENLSKDLYLMSQMDSDQFVPIWTIASMESIKVLTTDMDLILDVLRSSPMVQVDEKGEKVRPNHKRCIIILREVPETTPVEEVESLFKNDNCPKVISVEFAHNNNWYITFQSDTDAQQAYKYLREEVKTFQGKPIMARIKAINTFFAKNGYRSMDSSLYAQQSQSQSQYSSPLYMQHVYPQQQYPLYGIVPPTWTPSPTPYFETPLAPFPNSSFVNGFGSAGPYKTSSSSLNITRPFNRSRVPLYSRKNVINAFRNHVKPQVRPNDVTSASITPVPLESLTGLRSPQPPAPSATAGVSTTNAVQTTTDLTLAFSHLPPSSSLDASDDSGVAGRGRRTTYRGTRRRREEERITRPVPLTEVKVSPPKFDLAATNFPPLPGCVVSTQGEPVLENRMSDVVRGLYRDKAEQANKEATVSPGSGQVAEEAVAVISPAPAAAKSTNQPLGPSASGTVRQEKRVERVEPPTQKATPRTPVKTPANPASTQPVPSSRPQTSAASTPATPSTAAPATATIPTPAQEPRKLSYAEVCQRPPKDPPPASPAPATPSTASGQPLRELRVNKAEEPGSSSSPGDKHERSHDREGGWECKESRPPRERDSQGYHRSNGPRGTGGLKFRDHRRPPPARRSSPQGGYRHTGKEQNIPPVSPK, encoded by the exons ATGAGTTCAGACCAGAGCGGAGAGCCGCCGCTGCTGCAGGAGGAGGCTGATCCCGGACCGAAGACCGGTGGGAAGGACGAGGCTCCGCTGGGGAGCGAGGGAGGGTCAGGCGGCATG GTCACCTTCAAGGGTGCTGGTTTGAATCCTAATGCCAAGGTGTGGCAGGAGATGCCCGTGGCCCCCAGCGAGACTGTTACCAGCAACCCTCATTGGTCTCCCTCGGATCTCAATGAGG GTTATTCTGAGCCTCCGTCTGCTGGGTGCAAGCAGTATACCGTGGGATTCCCGGCCCTGGATAACAGCAGCTCCACAGCAACAGCTGAGATAGCAGTAAATGGAATGGACCCTCCAGAGTTGGGCTTTTCCCCCGCTGAGTCCACAACAGGGACCTCAG TGGATTCAAAAACGGAAGAACAGCCAATCTCTTCTGAGAATTTGCGAGAGTCTCTGAAGAAAGAACTGGAGTATTATTTCTCCAG AGAGAACCTCTCAAAGGATTTGTACCTGATGTCCCAGATGGACAGCGATCAGTTTGTCCCTATTTGGACTATTGCCAGTATGGAGAGCATTAAAGTCCTCACTACAGACATGGACCTCATTCTGGATGTGTTGAGAT CCTCTCCTATGGTACAAGTGGatgagaaaggggagaaagtgCGTCCTAATCACAAGCGGTGCATTATCATTTTGAGAGAAGTTCCCGAAACCACGCCTGTTGAG GAAGTGGAGTCATTATTCAAAAATGACAACTGTCCAAAGGTTATAAGTGTCGAGTTTGCACACAACAACAACTGGTACATCACATTCCAATCGGACACAGATGCTCAACAG GCGTACAAGTACTTGAGAGAGGAAGTAAAAACATTTCAGGGAAAACCCATTATG GCCAGAATAAAGGCTATCAACACGTTTTTTGCAAAGAACGGCTACCGTAGCATGGACAGCAGCCTGTACGCTCAGCAGTCCCAGAGCCAGTCCCAGTACAGCTCTCCGCTCTACATGCAGCACGTCTACCCCCAGCAGCAGTACCCCCTCTACGGCATCGTACCTCCCACCTGGACACCTTCGCCCACACCGTACTTTGAAACGCCTCTG GCTCCGTTTCCCAACAGTAGCTTTGTGAATGGATTTGGCTCTGCTGGACCCTACAAGACCAGCTCCAGTTCTCTTAATATCACTCGCCCATTCAACAGAAGCCG TGTACCCCTCTATTCAAGAAAGAATGTAATAAATGCCTTCAG AAACCACGTGAAGCCCCAGGTGAGGCCAAACGACGTGACCTCAGCATCCATAACACCGGTCCCACTGGAGAGCCTCACCGGACTGCGAAGCCCGCAGCCTCCCGCTCCCAGCGCTACTGCCGGCGTCTCCACTACTAACGCAGTCCAGACAACCACTGACTTGACCTTGGCATTCTCGCATCTACCCCCCTCTTCCTCATTGGACGCCAGCGATGACAGTGGCGTGGCTGGACGTGGAAG aCGTACAACCTACAGAGGAACACGGAGGAGGCGAGAAGAAGAACGGATTACG AGGCCTGTACCCTTAACAGAGGTCAAGGTTTCCCCACCCAAGTTTGACCTGGCTGCTACCAACTTCCCTCCTCTTCCGGGCTGTGTGGTCAGCACACAGGGGGAGCCAGTGTTAGAAAACCGGATGTCGGATGTAGTACGTGGTTTGTACAGGGACAAG GCAGAACAAGCCAATAAAGAAGCCACTGTGAGTCCAGGTTCAGGCCAAGTCGCAGAGGAAGCTGTGGCTGTCATAAGTCCTGCCCCGGCAGCAGCAAAATCTACTAATCAACCACTTGGACCTTCAGCCTCTGG TACCGTTCGTCAGGAGAAGAGAGTTGAACGGGTGGAACCTCCGACTCAAAAAGCAACTCCACGCACACCTGTCAAAACTCCCGCCAACCCCGCCTCCACACAGCCTGTGCCTAGCTCCAGGCCTCAGACCTCTGCTGCTTCTACACCAGCCACACCCAGCACGGCTGCCCCTGCGACAGCCACTATTCCCACCCCTGCACAG gAGCCCCGTAAACTCAGCTACGCCGAAGTGTGTCAAAGGCCACCCAAGGACCCTCCCCCTGCGTCCCCTGCCCCAGCCACCCCTAGCACCGCGTCGGGCCAGCCGCTACGTGAATTGCGCGTGAACAAGGCCGAGGAGCCGGGCTCCAGCAGCAGTCCTGGAGACAAGCACGAGAGAAGCCACGACAGGGAGGGGGGATGGGAATGCAAGGAGAGCCGGCCACCACGTGAACGTGACTCTCAAGGCTACCACCGCAGCAATGGCCCCAGGGGCACCGGGGGCCTCAAGTTCCGGGACCATAGGCGTCCTCCACCAGCCCGACGCAGCTCCCCGCAGGGAGGATACAGGCACACTGGAAAAGAGCAGAACATCCCACCAGTATCGCCAAAATAA